From Candidatus Binataceae bacterium, the proteins below share one genomic window:
- a CDS encoding site-specific integrase: MGRVFKRGSVYWIAYCYRGKEHRESSRSTNEAQALKLLKQRIGEAANGKLIGPVEERVTFEDLAEALLTDYEVNRLRSIRSVRLSIKHLKARFALDRAVDITTERIKKYAADRQRQGAANASINRELAALKRMFKLALESGRLRYAPHIPLLEENNAREGFVDHGVFVALRDHLPQYLKDPITFLYLSGWRVGEMKALEWRDVDLAGRIVRLRPSVSKNKDGRVLPLSGELLEIIERANANRRLDCPYVFHLDGQPVGDFKRAWATACKRAGVGKVLVHDLRRTAVRNMVRAGIPDRVAMALSGHKTRSVFDRYNIVSEADLAAAAERLQAHLGAQPVQPKVTPIADHRKG; the protein is encoded by the coding sequence ATGGGCCGCGTTTTCAAGCGCGGCTCAGTTTACTGGATCGCTTACTGCTATCGCGGGAAGGAGCACCGGGAGAGTTCGCGGTCGACGAACGAGGCTCAGGCGCTCAAGCTCCTCAAGCAGCGCATCGGCGAAGCGGCGAACGGAAAATTGATCGGTCCGGTCGAGGAGCGTGTCACATTCGAGGACCTGGCAGAGGCACTTCTTACCGACTACGAGGTCAATCGGTTGCGATCGATTCGCTCCGTCCGGCTTTCGATCAAACACCTGAAGGCGCGGTTTGCGCTGGATCGCGCCGTGGACATCACGACCGAGCGGATCAAGAAATACGCAGCAGATCGGCAGCGCCAGGGCGCCGCCAATGCCAGCATCAACCGCGAGCTTGCCGCCCTCAAGCGGATGTTCAAGCTGGCGCTCGAATCGGGACGACTTCGCTACGCCCCGCATATTCCCCTGCTCGAGGAGAACAACGCGCGTGAGGGCTTTGTCGATCACGGCGTCTTTGTGGCACTCCGCGATCATCTGCCGCAGTATCTGAAAGACCCGATCACGTTCCTCTACCTGTCGGGCTGGCGGGTCGGCGAGATGAAGGCCCTTGAGTGGCGCGACGTGGATCTTGCCGGACGCATCGTGCGCCTCAGGCCGTCGGTCAGCAAAAACAAGGACGGCCGTGTGTTGCCCCTGTCGGGGGAGCTGCTTGAGATTATCGAACGCGCGAATGCGAATCGCCGTCTCGACTGCCCGTACGTATTCCATCTCGACGGCCAGCCTGTCGGAGATTTCAAACGGGCATGGGCGACCGCCTGTAAGCGCGCCGGCGTAGGCAAAGTGTTGGTGCACGACCTGCGCCGCACTGCGGTGCGCAACATGGTGAGGGCGGGTATTCCGGACCGTGTGGCGATGGCATTATCGGGCCACAAGACCCGGAGCGTCTTTGACCGGTATAACATCGTCAGCGAAGCCGACCTCGCCGCGGCTGCCGAGCGTCTGCAGGCGCACCTCGGTGCCCAGCCAGTTCAGCCGAAGGTGACGCCGATCGCGGATCATCGGAAAGGCTGA
- a CDS encoding Fic family protein yields the protein MPALIKVGIAHSQFETIHPFLDGNGRVGRLLITFLLCEKEIVKCPLLYLSHYFKLNRAEYYDRLQAVRDRGDWEGWLKFFLQGVAQVAEEATVNARRIVKIREEHREVILNRLGRASGKALQLLERIYFPPIVSVPTIMEITGLSFANANSLARQLETVGLCAKQLAESAIVASPITRI from the coding sequence ATGCCGGCGCTCATCAAGGTGGGGATCGCTCATTCGCAGTTCGAGACCATTCATCCTTTCCTCGACGGAAACGGAAGAGTCGGGCGCCTGCTGATCACCTTTCTGCTGTGCGAAAAGGAGATCGTGAAATGCCCGCTGCTATACCTATCTCATTACTTCAAGCTTAACCGGGCGGAGTACTACGACCGTCTGCAAGCGGTCCGCGATCGTGGAGATTGGGAAGGCTGGCTCAAGTTCTTCCTGCAGGGCGTGGCTCAAGTCGCCGAAGAGGCAACCGTGAATGCTCGCCGGATCGTGAAGATCCGCGAGGAGCATCGCGAGGTGATCCTGAACCGCTTGGGCCGCGCGTCGGGGAAAGCGTTACAGCTCTTGGAGCGCATCTATTTCCCTCCGATCGTTTCCGTGCCGACCATCATGGAGATCACTGGCCTGTCATTCGCGAACGCGAATAGTCTGGCACGCCAACTTGAGACGGTCGGTCTTTGCGCGAAACAACTGGCCGAAAGCGCAATCGTCGCTTCTCCTATCACCCGTATTTGA
- a CDS encoding DUF933 domain-containing protein has protein sequence MKTGIIGARGVGKSTVFHALTGLAPLPGPSDPRNRARPGQIKVADERLDFLARTYGSKKKVQVELTVFDFAPNPKEQKEGAALDPSLLPLIRDLDALLIVIPDFAGNRAALPGALAAIEAELVFADLDQAERRHERLLKERNPAAEFERATLKRCIGWLEEGKPLRALEMTAQELATFASFGLLSRKPALVVVNCDAERAGAPPAPEAAAAAATHGMELFVLAAAFEAELWELDAEGQRELLSAAGLAAPARDRLVSALYRALGLITFYTAGEPEAHAWPLPRGATALDAAGRIHSDIARGFIRAEVVSFEDFAALRSDAKVREAGKLRLEGRDYVMCDGDIIHVRFKV, from the coding sequence TTGAAGACAGGAATTATCGGCGCGCGCGGCGTGGGCAAATCGACGGTGTTCCACGCGCTCACCGGGCTGGCGCCGCTGCCCGGGCCGAGCGACCCGCGCAATCGCGCGCGCCCCGGCCAGATCAAGGTCGCCGACGAGCGGCTGGATTTTCTGGCGCGCACCTACGGCTCGAAGAAAAAGGTGCAGGTCGAGCTCACGGTGTTCGACTTCGCACCCAACCCCAAGGAGCAGAAGGAGGGCGCGGCGCTCGACCCCAGCCTGCTCCCGCTCATCCGCGACCTCGACGCGCTGCTTATCGTGATCCCCGATTTCGCCGGCAACCGGGCCGCGCTGCCGGGCGCGCTGGCGGCGATCGAGGCCGAGCTGGTGTTCGCCGACCTCGACCAGGCCGAGCGCCGGCACGAGCGCCTGCTCAAGGAGCGCAACCCCGCAGCCGAGTTCGAGCGCGCGACGCTGAAGCGTTGTATCGGATGGCTCGAAGAAGGCAAGCCGCTGCGCGCTCTCGAGATGACTGCGCAGGAGCTGGCGACCTTCGCAAGCTTCGGCCTGCTCTCGCGCAAGCCCGCGCTGGTCGTGGTCAACTGCGACGCCGAGCGCGCCGGCGCGCCGCCCGCGCCGGAGGCCGCGGCGGCGGCTGCGACGCACGGGATGGAGCTGTTCGTGCTCGCCGCGGCGTTCGAGGCCGAGCTGTGGGAGCTCGACGCCGAGGGGCAGCGCGAGCTGCTGAGCGCGGCGGGGCTTGCGGCGCCCGCGCGCGACCGGCTCGTCAGCGCGCTCTACCGCGCGCTGGGGCTGATCACCTTCTACACCGCGGGCGAGCCCGAGGCGCACGCATGGCCGCTGCCGCGCGGAGCGACGGCGCTGGACGCGGCCGGCCGCATCCACAGCGATATCGCCCGCGGCTTCATCCGCGCCGAGGTGGTGAGCTTCGAGGACTTCGCCGCGCTGCGCTCGGACGCCAAGGTCCGCGAGGCGGGCAAACTGCGGCTGGAGGGTCGGGATTACGTGATGTGCGACGGCGACATCATCCACGTGCGATTCAAGGTCTAA
- a CDS encoding lysylphosphatidylglycerol synthase domain-containing protein: MRRVETLIVLLALGFYAWFLRRFGWADVFHYIRLAGWGLVLTVSLEGLARAANTLGWRVTIDDCPRGLGFGELFAARIAGEAVDYVTPSAQIGGQFVMAMMVRRKLRMAAGLATVIVASLAEMLGQVSFIAGGMAAVLPFEAEFHHLLWPALGGLGLAIALAAGFFYVQMKRPFSYLWRAAVRLDLSRINNEEVRVAAAEADAHLLDFYAHHRWRLAAACLCYLFAWSLGPIEIYILLVLLREPANWEVALLVEVLGQLIERATFVIPAKLVSQEGGKALVMAMLGYPADVGFAVGLLRRFKEMIWVMFGLSSLTLHRLVVERADREQGRTQGVLEISSARGEQSL, from the coding sequence ATGCGACGTGTTGAAACCCTGATCGTCCTGCTCGCGCTGGGCTTTTACGCCTGGTTCCTGCGGCGATTCGGATGGGCCGATGTCTTTCATTACATCCGGCTGGCCGGATGGGGCCTCGTGCTCACGGTCAGCCTGGAGGGGCTGGCGCGGGCGGCCAACACGCTCGGGTGGCGCGTCACGATCGACGATTGTCCGCGCGGGCTGGGCTTCGGCGAGCTGTTCGCCGCGCGGATTGCCGGCGAGGCGGTGGATTACGTCACGCCGTCGGCGCAGATCGGCGGACAGTTCGTGATGGCGATGATGGTGCGGCGCAAGCTGCGGATGGCGGCCGGGCTGGCCACCGTGATCGTTGCCTCGCTGGCCGAGATGCTGGGGCAGGTCAGCTTCATCGCGGGCGGGATGGCAGCGGTGCTGCCGTTCGAGGCCGAATTCCACCATCTGCTGTGGCCGGCACTGGGCGGCCTCGGGCTGGCGATCGCGCTGGCGGCGGGCTTTTTCTACGTCCAGATGAAGCGGCCGTTTTCTTACCTGTGGCGCGCCGCGGTGCGGCTGGACCTTTCGCGAATCAACAACGAAGAGGTGCGCGTGGCGGCGGCGGAGGCTGATGCGCATCTGCTCGACTTTTACGCCCATCATCGCTGGCGGTTGGCGGCCGCCTGTCTTTGCTATCTTTTTGCCTGGAGCCTCGGGCCAATAGAGATTTATATTCTGCTCGTCCTCTTGCGTGAGCCGGCGAACTGGGAGGTGGCGCTGCTCGTCGAAGTGCTGGGCCAGCTCATTGAACGTGCCACCTTCGTGATACCGGCCAAGCTGGTCAGCCAAGAGGGCGGCAAGGCGCTGGTGATGGCGATGCTCGGTTACCCGGCCGATGTCGGCTTCGCAGTCGGCCTGCTGCGCCGCTTCAAGGAAATGATCTGGGTAATGTTCGGACTGTCGAGCCTGACTCTGCATCGGCTGGTCGTTGAGCGCGCCGATCGCGAACAGGGCAGGACGCAGGGAGTTCTGGAAATCAGTAGCGCGCGAGGGGAACAATCGCTATGA
- a CDS encoding DUF4412 domain-containing protein: MKRIAAMIAGLALAASAGGAAHAGVVIDEQVTNSQANGPSVTHTRELMVQGHKEKLVSERNSVVIDLDKGTMILIDPGQKVFAEMPFPPHTMMAANTSSELNLNFKKTGKQSKVIGYSCSEYAGAGKTMIAAVTTTACFSNSAPGAAEFSEFTKAMAKRLQAAKAMAGAMPDGIPLTMVSTRTMSGDFAIPGLPSAQATRLKEMMAKQGPQTTKTEVIKVATRELPADTFQAPAGYERRGAPPAPTMPKAGNPGTAGARTAPPIKVPE, translated from the coding sequence ATGAAACGGATCGCCGCGATGATTGCCGGCCTGGCGCTGGCCGCGAGCGCTGGCGGCGCTGCGCACGCCGGAGTCGTGATCGATGAGCAGGTCACCAATTCGCAGGCCAACGGGCCCTCCGTGACCCATACTCGCGAGTTGATGGTGCAGGGCCACAAGGAAAAGCTGGTGAGTGAGCGCAACTCCGTCGTCATCGACCTCGACAAGGGCACCATGATCCTGATCGACCCCGGCCAGAAGGTGTTTGCCGAGATGCCGTTTCCGCCGCACACGATGATGGCGGCGAACACGTCCAGCGAGCTCAACCTCAATTTCAAGAAGACCGGCAAGCAATCCAAGGTGATTGGCTACAGTTGCTCCGAGTACGCCGGCGCCGGCAAAACCATGATCGCCGCCGTGACGACGACCGCCTGCTTCTCCAACAGCGCGCCGGGCGCCGCCGAGTTCAGCGAATTCACCAAGGCGATGGCCAAGCGGCTGCAAGCCGCCAAGGCGATGGCGGGCGCGATGCCCGACGGGATTCCGCTGACGATGGTCTCGACGCGAACGATGAGCGGGGACTTCGCGATCCCCGGCCTTCCCTCCGCACAGGCCACGCGACTGAAGGAGATGATGGCCAAGCAGGGGCCGCAGACCACCAAGACCGAGGTTATAAAGGTTGCGACTCGCGAGCTTCCCGCCGACACCTTCCAGGCGCCGGCAGGCTACGAGCGCCGCGGCGCTCCGCCGGCACCGACGATGCCCAAAGCGGGAAACCCGGGCACTGCGGGGGCGCGGACCGCGCCGCCGATCAAGGTGCCCGAGTAG
- a CDS encoding VOC family protein, with translation MANTPSNGERGKPDTIPVRLHHSAYVCRDLEQTRRFYEDVLGWPLVAAWRECDKVFGEDELYYCHLFFQIADGGALAFFQFADPRQHEKFAHYGPHSPFVHLALKLPDAAGQQEIERRLNAAGHATMVINHGYCVSLYVTDPNGLNLEFTVDHPEARKIAAKRAASAHDDLRKWLAGDRSTNNEWRAEAKPHPRQA, from the coding sequence ATGGCTAACACACCCTCCAACGGCGAGCGCGGCAAGCCCGATACGATTCCCGTGCGGCTGCATCATTCGGCCTACGTCTGCCGGGACCTCGAGCAGACCCGCAGGTTCTACGAGGACGTGCTCGGCTGGCCGCTGGTCGCGGCCTGGCGCGAATGCGACAAGGTGTTCGGCGAGGACGAACTCTACTACTGCCATCTCTTCTTCCAGATCGCCGACGGCGGCGCGCTGGCCTTCTTCCAGTTCGCCGATCCGCGCCAGCACGAGAAGTTCGCCCACTACGGACCGCACTCGCCCTTTGTCCATCTCGCGCTCAAGCTGCCCGACGCCGCCGGCCAGCAGGAAATCGAGCGGCGACTCAACGCGGCGGGCCACGCGACCATGGTGATCAACCATGGCTATTGCGTGTCGCTCTACGTCACCGACCCCAATGGGTTGAATCTCGAATTTACCGTTGACCATCCCGAGGCCCGGAAAATCGCGGCCAAGCGCGCGGCCTCCGCGCACGACGATCTGCGCAAGTGGCTGGCCGGCGACCGCAGCACTAATAACGAGTGGCGCGCCGAAGCCAAGCCGCACCCGCGCCAGGCCTGA
- a CDS encoding methylamine dehydrogenase light chain — translation MDALVEQLARNLAQRTSRRRLLGLLGKALLGGMALPLLPVARVRSAAAAQEPGDPMTCDYWRYCGFDGNLCSCCGGGITDCPPGSVMSPTGWVGTCKHPVDGKDYIIAYRDCCGKELCGRCACHGDKGDIPIYRTQLDNEVLWCFGVKSGWAVNCTTAVNLGAKM, via the coding sequence ATGGACGCTTTGGTTGAGCAACTGGCCCGGAACCTGGCCCAGCGTACTTCGCGCCGGCGACTGCTCGGCCTGCTCGGCAAGGCGCTGCTCGGCGGGATGGCGCTGCCCTTGCTGCCGGTGGCGCGCGTGAGGTCGGCGGCGGCGGCGCAGGAGCCCGGAGATCCGATGACGTGTGACTATTGGCGCTACTGCGGCTTCGACGGGAATCTCTGCTCGTGCTGCGGCGGCGGGATTACGGACTGCCCGCCGGGATCGGTGATGTCGCCGACTGGCTGGGTCGGTACGTGCAAGCATCCGGTGGACGGCAAAGACTATATAATCGCCTACCGCGATTGCTGCGGAAAGGAATTGTGCGGCCGCTGCGCCTGCCATGGCGACAAAGGCGACATCCCTATCTATCGCACCCAGCTCGACAACGAAGTGTTATGGTGCTTCGGAGTGAAGAGCGGATGGGCGGTGAATTGCACCACAGCCGTAAATCTGGGCGCCAAGATGTGA
- a CDS encoding amine dehydrogenase large subunit gives MLNCLRPRTLLLALLFLVGAAAAFAQVPTSPSTQFPYTGPPTEGVSVLKMPAPGRHWAFIMAPLYGNFLVSQIYVIDGDSAKILGMMTGGLLSTAAVSPDRSRIYVADTFFSRGTRGARTDVVTIYDTKTLAPTGEVVIPPRRLLAAPDNLQLKATSDGRLLLVANMTPATSVTVIDTAGDKVVGEIPTPGCPEFQLVGARRFVSLCGDGAMLSVGFDDAGKVRSEKRSKPFFDPEKDPVYAYPAIIGTENYYVTYHGMVHPMDVASDPPVAGASWSLVSDQEKAQGWRPGGAQPFWGHSASGLIYILMHQGGEWTHKQPGAEVWVFRAKDHRRVQRLTLPEAASSIYVSSDKQPLIFAATPTDVLQFGAKPFTLQVLAADGRYLGKIDQLGGFPAAIFGL, from the coding sequence ATGCTCAATTGCTTACGGCCGAGGACGTTGCTGCTGGCCTTGCTGTTTCTCGTTGGCGCGGCGGCCGCCTTCGCTCAGGTTCCCACCAGCCCGAGCACCCAGTTCCCCTATACGGGGCCGCCCACCGAGGGCGTCAGCGTGCTCAAGATGCCCGCGCCCGGTAGGCATTGGGCCTTCATCATGGCGCCGCTGTACGGCAACTTCCTCGTCTCGCAGATTTATGTAATCGACGGCGATTCGGCGAAGATCCTCGGGATGATGACCGGGGGATTGCTCTCGACCGCCGCAGTGTCGCCCGACCGCAGCCGTATCTACGTCGCCGACACCTTCTTTTCGCGCGGGACGCGCGGCGCGCGCACCGACGTCGTCACGATCTACGATACGAAGACGCTTGCACCGACGGGCGAAGTGGTTATTCCACCGCGGCGGCTGCTCGCCGCTCCCGATAACCTGCAATTGAAGGCGACTTCGGACGGGCGCTTGCTGCTGGTCGCCAATATGACGCCTGCGACCAGCGTCACCGTGATCGACACCGCGGGTGACAAAGTGGTCGGGGAGATTCCCACTCCCGGCTGTCCGGAGTTCCAGCTCGTCGGCGCGCGCCGTTTCGTTTCGCTCTGCGGCGACGGCGCGATGCTCAGTGTCGGTTTCGACGACGCCGGAAAAGTGCGCTCCGAGAAACGAAGCAAGCCGTTTTTCGATCCTGAGAAGGACCCCGTCTATGCATATCCGGCGATCATCGGCACCGAGAATTATTACGTGACCTATCACGGAATGGTTCATCCGATGGATGTGGCGAGCGATCCGCCCGTCGCCGGTGCTTCCTGGTCGCTGGTCAGCGATCAGGAAAAGGCGCAAGGATGGCGGCCGGGCGGGGCGCAGCCGTTCTGGGGCCATTCCGCAAGCGGCCTCATCTATATCCTGATGCATCAGGGCGGCGAGTGGACCCATAAGCAGCCGGGCGCAGAGGTCTGGGTATTCAGGGCCAAAGACCACAGGCGAGTTCAGCGGCTGACGCTTCCCGAAGCCGCCTCTTCGATTTACGTGTCCTCGGACAAACAGCCGCTGATTTTCGCCGCGACGCCGACCGACGTCTTGCAGTTCGGCGCCAAGCCGTTCACGCTCCAGGTGCTGGCGGCCGACGGGCGCTACCTTGGAAAGATCGACCAACTGGGCGGCTTTCCAGCCGCCATCTTCGGCCTGTAG
- a CDS encoding nuclear transport factor 2 family protein — protein MDADKANRLLRELADKQEIHEVLMRYCRGIDRCDAELLRSVYHPDASDNHGLFVGKAVDFIRWALEGLKRDLSTKHYVTNELVELRGDVAHVESYLLAIHHRTAREGGLVDLVMAGRYVDRFERRNGEWKIADRKVILDWARIDPVGKSFSVEKFLNGRRSREDEVYRRPWGDAD, from the coding sequence ATGGACGCGGACAAGGCCAACCGGCTCTTGCGCGAGCTGGCGGACAAGCAGGAAATCCACGAAGTCCTGATGCGCTATTGCCGCGGGATCGACCGCTGCGACGCGGAACTGCTGCGCAGCGTGTACCATCCCGACGCCAGCGACAACCACGGCCTGTTCGTCGGCAAGGCGGTGGATTTCATCCGGTGGGCGCTCGAGGGCCTCAAGCGCGACCTCAGCACCAAGCACTACGTCACCAACGAGCTGGTCGAACTGCGCGGCGACGTCGCCCACGTCGAAAGCTACCTGCTCGCGATACATCATCGCACGGCCCGCGAGGGCGGCCTGGTTGACCTGGTGATGGCCGGGCGCTACGTCGACCGGTTCGAGCGCCGCAACGGCGAGTGGAAGATCGCCGACCGCAAGGTCATCCTCGACTGGGCGCGCATCGATCCGGTCGGGAAGAGCTTCTCGGTCGAGAAGTTTCTCAACGGCAGGCGATCGCGCGAGGATGAAGTTTACCGCCGTCCGTGGGGCGATGCGGATTGA
- a CDS encoding crotonase/enoyl-CoA hydratase family protein, with translation MSQVSFEAEGRIAIVTINRPEVRNAVDRPTADALAAAFRRFEGDDALAVAILTGAGGCFCAGADLKAVATDKGNRLVEDGDGPLGCTRMLLDKPVIAAVEGYAVAGGLELALWCDLRVAARDAVFGVFCRRWGVPLVDGGTVRLPRLVGMSRAMDMILSGRGVSGEEALAMGLANRLAEPGGALAAAKELALQLAAFPQRCLRSDRLSTYEAWTLPLVDAMRNEFRHGKATVESGETRAGAARFAAGAGRHGGF, from the coding sequence ATGAGCCAGGTCAGTTTCGAGGCCGAAGGGCGGATTGCGATCGTGACCATCAACCGGCCCGAGGTCCGCAACGCGGTCGATCGGCCAACCGCCGACGCTCTGGCCGCGGCGTTTCGCCGCTTCGAGGGCGACGACGCGCTGGCGGTCGCGATCCTGACCGGCGCCGGCGGATGCTTTTGCGCTGGCGCCGATCTCAAGGCGGTCGCGACTGACAAGGGTAACCGGCTCGTTGAGGACGGCGACGGACCGCTGGGATGCACGAGGATGCTGCTCGACAAGCCCGTGATCGCGGCGGTCGAGGGCTATGCGGTGGCAGGTGGGCTCGAGCTGGCGCTGTGGTGCGACCTGCGGGTCGCCGCGCGCGACGCCGTCTTCGGCGTGTTCTGCCGGCGATGGGGCGTGCCGTTGGTGGACGGCGGCACGGTCCGGCTGCCGCGGCTTGTCGGGATGAGCCGTGCAATGGACATGATTCTGAGCGGGCGTGGTGTGAGCGGCGAGGAGGCGCTGGCGATGGGGCTGGCAAACCGGCTCGCCGAACCGGGCGGCGCGCTCGCCGCCGCCAAGGAGTTGGCCCTCCAGCTCGCCGCCTTCCCGCAGCGATGCCTGCGCAGCGACCGCCTTTCGACTTACGAGGCGTGGACGCTGCCGCTGGTGGACGCGATGCGCAACGAGTTCCGCCACGGAAAGGCGACCGTCGAGTCGGGCGAGACGCGCGCGGGCGCGGCGCGCTTCGCCGCCGGCGCGGGCCGCCACGGCGGGTTCTGA
- a CDS encoding LLM class flavin-dependent oxidoreductase, with translation MDFGCVFFATPDAYKDVAVAEKLGFSHAWLYDSQMLGSEVYAALALCAANTRRIIIGPGVTNPLSRIAPVTACGVATINALAPGRVILGIGTGNTARRTLGMPAARVDQLREHIEICRGLLAGKTVPYQEGERRRMIRFLNPNSGVINIRRRIPIYVAASGPRSLELAGELADGVILFGAVSPQLIGFVMDRVRTGAERAKRRVSSIYALCMTAFHLTRPGQKLESSEVRRAVGPFVSSSSNIFALAAPDKSELPAELRDDITAFASAYRVENEPVETRHLKLYAGYLRGFRKEHEALVSERMIRATTLTGTREEILESIAAMRKAGIRQVAIQPVVDNQRTLRTFAREIMRAMR, from the coding sequence ATGGACTTTGGCTGCGTGTTCTTCGCGACCCCTGACGCCTACAAAGATGTCGCCGTGGCTGAGAAGCTGGGCTTTTCCCACGCCTGGTTGTACGACTCGCAGATGCTCGGCAGCGAGGTCTATGCTGCGCTCGCCCTGTGCGCGGCCAACACCCGCCGGATCATCATCGGACCCGGCGTCACCAACCCGCTCTCGCGCATCGCGCCGGTCACGGCCTGTGGGGTGGCCACGATCAACGCGCTCGCCCCGGGCCGCGTGATCCTCGGGATCGGCACCGGCAACACCGCGCGGCGGACGCTGGGGATGCCGGCGGCGCGGGTCGATCAGCTGCGCGAGCATATCGAGATCTGCCGTGGCCTGCTCGCGGGCAAGACCGTGCCCTACCAGGAGGGCGAACGCCGCCGCATGATCCGCTTCCTCAACCCCAACAGCGGCGTGATCAATATCCGGCGCAGGATTCCGATCTACGTTGCCGCCAGCGGGCCGCGCAGCCTGGAGCTGGCCGGCGAACTGGCCGACGGCGTGATCCTGTTCGGCGCGGTGAGTCCGCAGCTAATCGGCTTCGTGATGGACCGCGTGCGCACGGGCGCCGAGCGCGCCAAGCGCCGGGTTTCGAGCATCTACGCGCTGTGCATGACGGCCTTTCATCTGACCCGCCCGGGCCAGAAACTGGAGTCGAGCGAGGTGCGCCGCGCGGTCGGCCCGTTCGTATCCTCCTCATCGAACATCTTCGCGCTCGCCGCGCCCGACAAGAGCGAGCTGCCGGCGGAGCTGCGCGACGACATCACCGCCTTCGCCAGCGCCTACCGGGTCGAGAACGAGCCGGTCGAGACGCGCCACCTCAAGCTCTACGCGGGCTACCTGCGCGGCTTCCGCAAAGAGCACGAAGCGCTGGTCAGCGAGCGCATGATTCGCGCGACCACGCTGACCGGCACGCGCGAGGAGATTTTGGAGTCGATCGCGGCGATGCGCAAGGCGGGTATCCGGCAGGTCGCGATCCAGCCGGTGGTGGACAACCAGCGCACGCTGCGGACCTTCGCGCGCGAAATCATGCGGGCGATGCGTTGA
- a CDS encoding c-type cytochrome yields MHRLGQACVVAGLTLALALPTARAAWAQGAGGGAVSGREEYVNSCGACHGPDGRGDGVIAGFLKNKPADLTALARQNRGEFPQKKLEAFIDGTQMIGPHGAREMPVWGREFVAEGSSPEQAKARIAALIEYIKSIQEK; encoded by the coding sequence ATGCATCGACTGGGGCAAGCATGCGTAGTTGCCGGCCTGACCTTGGCGCTCGCGCTGCCGACGGCGCGCGCCGCGTGGGCGCAGGGAGCGGGAGGCGGCGCCGTTTCCGGCAGGGAGGAGTACGTTAACAGTTGCGGCGCCTGCCACGGCCCGGATGGCCGCGGCGACGGCGTGATCGCCGGCTTTCTCAAGAACAAGCCCGCCGATTTGACCGCGCTGGCGCGCCAAAACCGCGGCGAGTTTCCGCAAAAGAAGCTCGAGGCCTTTATCGACGGCACCCAGATGATTGGCCCACACGGCGCGCGCGAGATGCCCGTATGGGGGCGCGAGTTCGTGGCCGAAGGGAGCAGTCCCGAACAGGCCAAGGCGCGTATCGCCGCCCTGATCGAGTACATCAAGTCGATCCAGGAGAAATAG
- a CDS encoding alpha/beta hydrolase, with translation MSEFNHQFVSTNGIRMHVAEAGAGYPVVMCHGFPELWYSWRHQMRALAAAGFRAIAPDQRGYGETEAPTPIEAYTQREIVADLVGMLDALGIEKCVVVGHDWGGFVAWNAALMAPARIESVIALNTPFFPRPPMRPMDLIRAMAAGNFHYIIYFQEPGVAEAELERDVRRSLRSFYQGGELLKGADLDEIRKMPSGVFGQAGGGLLDRLPDLPHGSFLTDEDFELFVRAFEKSGFRGPLNWYRNIDRNWEQSAELPARVSQPALMVTAELDIVLRPEMAAGMEAWVPNLHKTVLIKGSGHWTQQEKPAEVNAAMLEFLADIKR, from the coding sequence ATGAGCGAGTTCAACCATCAATTCGTCAGCACCAACGGCATCCGGATGCACGTCGCCGAGGCCGGCGCAGGCTACCCGGTCGTGATGTGCCACGGCTTTCCCGAGCTTTGGTATTCCTGGCGCCACCAGATGCGCGCTTTGGCCGCCGCCGGTTTCCGGGCGATCGCTCCCGACCAGCGCGGCTACGGCGAGACCGAGGCGCCTACGCCGATCGAGGCCTATACCCAGCGTGAGATCGTCGCCGACCTGGTCGGGATGCTGGATGCGCTCGGAATCGAGAAGTGCGTGGTCGTCGGTCACGATTGGGGCGGCTTCGTCGCCTGGAATGCGGCGCTGATGGCACCCGCGCGGATCGAATCCGTCATCGCGCTCAACACTCCGTTCTTCCCGCGTCCGCCGATGCGCCCGATGGATCTGATCCGGGCGATGGCGGCCGGTAACTTCCATTACATCATCTACTTCCAGGAACCCGGAGTCGCCGAGGCCGAGCTCGAGCGCGACGTGCGCCGCAGCCTGCGTTCGTTCTACCAGGGCGGCGAGCTGCTCAAGGGCGCGGATCTCGACGAAATCCGCAAGATGCCCTCGGGCGTGTTCGGTCAGGCGGGCGGCGGCCTGCTCGACCGTCTGCCTGATCTGCCGCACGGCAGCTTTCTGACCGACGAAGACTTCGAGCTGTTTGTACGCGCCTTCGAGAAGAGCGGCTTTCGCGGGCCGCTCAACTGGTACCGCAATATCGACCGCAACTGGGAGCAGAGCGCCGAGCTGCCGGCGCGGGTCAGCCAGCCCGCGCTGATGGTTACGGCCGAGCTCGACATCGTGCTGCGGCCCGAGATGGCGGCCGGGATGGAGGCGTGGGTGCCCAACCTGCACAAGACCGTGCTCATTAAGGGCTCCGGCCATTGGACGCAGCAGGAGAAGCCGGCTGAGGTCAACGCCGCGATGCTTGAGTTTCTCGCCGACATCAAGCGCTGA